Proteins encoded together in one Musa acuminata AAA Group cultivar baxijiao chromosome BXJ3-6, Cavendish_Baxijiao_AAA, whole genome shotgun sequence window:
- the LOC103987798 gene encoding pentatricopeptide repeat-containing protein At3g49170, chloroplastic: protein MRCALPLPAKLYPQNHSHPSCQRNPTVAASVTSPPPRIPTKHPSLEPLKHRLIRLADAGRFDDALSALDLMSDRGVPADLVSYSILLRSCIRSRDLVRGRIVHRRLLDSGLRLDSLVTNSLIALYSKCGEWEVACSFFEEMGSRRDVVSWTALISCAARNGMEEKAILLFCEMLHTGIIPNEYSFCGVIQACSKSEHDWVGRVVLGFVIKMGFFRWDASVGCALIDMFARRQDLSSARKVFDGMRERNTVVWTLLITRYGQHGRGRDAIGLFPDMLHDGFEPDRFTISSVISACSDSESLEFGRQMHSLAFRYGLASDACVGCSLIDMYAKCTSGRSMEDSRKVFDRMSEHNVMSWTAVISGYVQSGGHDEAAIELFCKMMEGRVRPNHFTYSSILKACANLSYLQLGKQIHAQVTKSSLAYVNFVGNSLVSMYARAGRMEEARRAFSLLYEKNVVSYNAIVDGYAKNSDSEEALELLYQIESMDVGASAFTFASLLSAAASVGMMSKGQQLHAQMLKAGFGSDVGVGNSLVSMYSRCGSIDDACRAFGEMDDRNVISWTAMITGFAKHGDAARALGLFHDMVATGAKPNAVTYVAILSACSHAGLIEEGWEHFRAMQRDHGVAPTMEHYACMVDLLGRSGRVEEAFGFVKSLPAEADALVWKTLLGACRVHGDIGLGEIVAKNILELAPEDPAAYVLLSNLYAEAGRWEDVAMIRRGMKERRLSKEAGLSWVEMENSIHKFHVGDTSHPQAWEIYAKLDELFAEIKEMGYVPNTNFVLHDVEEEMKEQYLLQHSEKIAVAFGLINTSAPKPIRVFKNLRVCGDCHDAIKYISKATGREVILRDSNRFHHICNGECSCGDYW, encoded by the coding sequence ATGCGTTGCGCTCTTCCCCTTCCCGCCAAACTCTATCCTCAAAACCATTCCCACCCTTCCTGCCAGAGAAATCCCACCGTCGCCGCCTCCGTCACCTCCCCCCCGCCCCGAATTCCCACCAAACATCCCTCCCTCGAGCCCCTCAAGCACCGCCTCATCCGCCTCGCCGATGCCGGCCGCTTCGACGATGCCCTCTCCGCCCTCGACCTCATGTCCGATCGCGGCGTCCCCGCCGACCTCGTCTCCTACTCCATCCTCCTCAGGTCCTGCATCCGCTCCCGGGATCTCGTCCGCGGCCGCATCGTCCACCGCCGTCTCCTGGATTCGGGCCTCCGGCTCGACTCTCTTGTCACTAATTCCCTCATCGCTCTCTACTCCAAATGCGGTGAATGGGAGGTCGCCTGTTCCTTCTTCGAAGAAATGGGGAGCAGAAGAGACGTCGTGTCTTGGACCGCGCTGATCTCATGCGCGGCGCGGAATGGGATGGAAGAGAAAGCGATTCTGCTGTTCTGCGAAATGCTCCATACGGGAATCATCCCGAACGAGTACAGCTTCTGCGGCGTGATTCAGGCCTGCTCGAAGTCAGAGCATGATTGGGTTGGAAGAGTGGTTCTTGGGTTCGTGATAAAGATGGGATTTTTCCGGTGGGATGCGTCGGTTGGATGCGCTTTGATAGATATGTTCGCGAGGAGGCAGGACCTGTCGTCCGCCCGCAAGGTTTTCGATGGAATGCGCGAGAGGAATACTGTTGTGTGGACTCTCTTGATAACGAGGTACGGGCAACACGGGCGCGGAAGGGATGCGATCGGTCTGTTCCCGGATATGCTTCACGATGGCTTCGAACcagatcgatttaccataagcagCGTCATCTCCGCTTGCAGCGACTCGGAGTCGCTTGAATTCGGGCGGCAGATGCATTCTCTGGCCTTCAGGTACGGACTGGCTTCCGACGCATGTGTTGGCTGCAGCCTCATCGACATGTACGCGAAATGCACGTCCGGGAGATCAATGGAGGATTCGAGGAAGGTCTTCGACCGGATGTCCGAGCACAATGTCATGTCGTGGACGGCTGTCATCTCAGGCTACGTGCAGAGCGGCGGGCACGACGAGGCAGCGATCGAGCTCTTCTGCAAGATGATGGAGGGAAGGGTTCGGCCGAATCATTTCACCTATTCCAGCATCCTCAAGGCCTGTGCAAACCTCTCTTACCTGCAGCTGGGGAAGCAGATACATGCGCAGGTCACCAAATCAAGCCTGGCGTATGTCAACTTTGTAGGGAACTCTTTGGTCAGCATGTACGCCCGTGCCGGTAGGATGGAAGAAGCCCGGAGAGCTTTCAGCTTACTGTACGAGAAGAATGTGGTCTCCTACAACGCAATCGTCGATGGATATGCCAAGAACTCAGACTCTGAAGAAGCCCTGGAGCTACTCTATCAGATAGAGAGCATGGATGTGGGAGCGAGTGCCTTCACGTTCGCGAGTCTCCTGAGCGCGGCGGCGAGCGTTGGGATGATGAGCAAAGGCCAGCAATTGCACGCCCAGATGCTGAAGGCAGGATTCGGGTCAGATGTGGGCGTGGGTAACTCGCTGGTATCCATGTACTCGAGGTGCGGCAGCATCGACGACGCCTGCCGAGCTTTCGGCGAGATGGATGACCGCAACGTGATCTCGTGGACCGCCATGATCACCGGTTTCGCCAAACACGGGGATGCAGCTCGAGCCCTGGGATTGTTCCACGACATGGTGGCCACGGGGGCGAAGCCGAACGCGGTGACCTACGTCGCTATTCTGTCTGCTTGTAGTCATGCAGGTCTGATCGAAGAAGGGTGGGAGCACTTCCGCGCCATGCAAAGGGACCACGGCGTGGCTCCGACGATGGAACACTATGCCTGCATGGTAGACCTGCTGGGGCGATCGGGCCGAGTGGAAGAAGCTTTCGGCTTCGTGAAGTCATTGCCGGCCGAAGCTGATGCCTTGGTCTGGAAGACGTTGTTGGGTGCTTGCAGAGTTCATGGAGACATCGGACTGGGAGAAATCGTTGCCAAGAACATCTTGGAGTTGGCTCCGGAGGATCCAGCAGCCTATGTCTTGCTCTCGAACTTGTATGCGGAGGCAGGCAGATGGGAGGATGTGGCCATGATAAGGCGTGGCATGAAGGAGAGGAGGCTGAGCAAAGAAGCTGGATTGAGCTGGGTGGAGATGGAGAACAGCATCCACAAGTTTCATGTAGGGGATACCAGTCACCCACAGGCTTGGGAGATCTACGCCAAGTTGGATGAACTGTTTGCTGAGATAAAGGAAATGGGTTATGTGCCGAACACCAACTTCGTTCTGCACGACGTAGAGGAAGAGATGAAAGAACAGTACCTGCTTCAGCACAGCGAGAAGATTGCAGTTGCCTTCGGCCTCATCAACACTTCAGCTCCAAAGCCTATTCGGGTATTTAAGAATCTTCGCGTCTGTGGAGATTGTCACGACGCAATCAAATATATCTCAAAAGCTACTGGCAGAGAAGTTATTTTGAGGGATTCTAACCGGTTCCATCATATTTGTAACGGGGAATGTTCCTGTGGTGACTACTGGTGA